In Pseudomonas putida, a genomic segment contains:
- a CDS encoding YciI family protein, with protein sequence MKYLCLVYCDEGLLHSLPDSPEDAECMAYAESLQGSGRMLAAEALKPVQTATTVRVRAGRMSLTDGPFAETKEQLAGFYLVDARDLNEALNIAKGIPAARVGSVEVRPVRELQP encoded by the coding sequence ATGAAATACCTGTGCCTGGTCTATTGTGACGAAGGGCTGCTGCACAGCCTGCCGGACAGCCCCGAAGATGCCGAATGCATGGCGTATGCCGAAAGCCTGCAGGGCTCTGGGCGCATGCTCGCCGCCGAGGCGCTCAAGCCGGTGCAGACCGCCACCACCGTGCGTGTGCGCGCCGGGCGCATGAGCCTGACCGACGGTCCGTTTGCCGAAACCAAGGAGCAATTGGCAGGGTTCTACCTGGTCGATGCCCGCGACCTCAATGAGGCGCTGAACATCGCCAAGGGTATCCCTGCCGCGCGGGTCGGCAGCGTCGAAGTGCGACCGGTGCGAGAACTGCAACCCTGA
- a CDS encoding YybH family protein has product MNSAAETQIRELIERWMQAVRDRDIQAITAPYADDIVAFDAIAALQFKGKDVYQKHWEMCMSFCTGPMVFEQTQLTVHADGDLGLAHWLNRCGPADDESQCGFMRATVAYRRTAEQWQVIHEHWSAPFDMETQKARFDLKP; this is encoded by the coding sequence ATGAACAGCGCAGCCGAAACCCAGATCCGTGAACTGATCGAACGTTGGATGCAGGCCGTACGCGACCGCGACATCCAGGCCATCACCGCACCCTACGCCGACGATATCGTCGCCTTCGACGCCATTGCCGCTCTGCAATTCAAAGGCAAGGACGTCTACCAGAAGCACTGGGAAATGTGCATGAGCTTCTGCACCGGCCCCATGGTGTTCGAGCAGACCCAACTGACCGTGCATGCCGACGGCGACCTGGGCCTTGCGCATTGGCTCAACCGGTGCGGCCCTGCCGACGACGAGAGCCAGTGCGGCTTCATGCGCGCTACCGTGGCCTACCGCCGCACGGCCGAGCAGTGGCAGGTGATCCACGAGCACTGGTCGGCGCCTTTCGACATGGAAACGCAAAAAGCACGCTTCGATCTCAAACCCTGA